In Acidobacteriota bacterium, the genomic stretch GCGACCGGACGGCCTGGCCTCGGCCGGATTCCACCTCCAGCACCTCGCGGGGGCGGTCGACCGTCTGTTCACCTACGCGCGCGGGGACGCGCTGACGCCAGAGCAGTTCGACGCCCTGCGCGCCGAGGGACAACCCGACGGGTCGACGGCCGCCGCCCTCGTCGCGTCGTTCGAGGCACGCGTGGCTCGGGCGATCGACCAGTTGCGGACCACCGATCCCGCGACCCTGCTCGGCGCCCGTGGCGTGGGTCGCCGGCGGCTGCCCACGACGCAGCTGGGACTGCTGTTCCACGCCGCCGAACACGCCATGCGCCACGTCGGCCAACTGCTCGTGACCGTCAGGTGGGCACGCGGAGGGTGACCATTTTCTCGTATCTGCGGCGGACACGGATCCATCTCCTTGGATCGGACGCGAAGCTGGCGGCCGCCACACCCGGGAGTTTCGCGGCAGTTCGTGGCACCCGGCCGTGGTTTCTCAATTGCAGTACGTTTACTGGCCTGATTCGACGTTCGGCGTGAGGCCGGCAGCCAGCGTCTGCCGGCCGTCGTCCTCATCCATTCACGCGACCCGCGGCGCCGCGTCCACGGCGCCCGCCGCGGGTTTCGGAGGGTTCATCCCATGCATCAGAAGGTTGTTCGGTTGGCGCTGCTCGTCGCGCTCGCCTTCGGCCTCGCGCCGGCAGCGGTCCTCGCCCAGTCGGCGTCGGGGGCCGACCTCGAGGGCACCATCAGGGACGACACCGGCGCGGCGCTTCCGGGCGTCACGATCGTCGCCACCAACGTCGACACCGGCGTGCAGCGCACGACCTTCAGCAATGCTGACGGTCGCTACCGCCTGCCGGCGCTGCCGGTGGGTGCGTACACGCTGACGGTGTCGCTCGAAGGCTTCACGACGGTGGAGCGCACGGGTCTGGTCCTGCAGATCGGCCAGGTGGCCACGATCGACCTCGTGCTGCCGCTCGCCGGACTCGAGGAGACGGTGACGGTCACGCAGGCGGCGCCCATCGTCGAGACCGGGCGGACGCAGGTCGGCGCCGTCGTCAGCCGCACCGAGATCGACAACCTGCCGATCAACGGCCGGAACTTCCTCGACTTCTCGACGACGGTGGCCGGCGTGACCGGCCAGCAGATGAGCGGCCAGGGGAGCGGCATCAGCTTCAACGGCCAGCGGGCACGGAGCAACAACATCTCCATCGACGGGGCCGACAGCAACGGGCAGTTGAACGGCAACACGCGCCTGACGCTCAGCCAGGAAGCCGTGCGCGAGTTCCAGGTCGTGACGAGCCAGTTCGCGCCGGAGTTCGGGCGCGCCGGCGGCGGGCTGGTGAACATCGTGTCGAAGTCGGGCACGAACGTCCTCTCTGGCAACGGCTTCCTGTTCGTTCGCGACGAGTCGTTCGACGCGCGGAACGCCTTCGTGCCGGCGGGCGAGCCGAAGCCGCAGTTCGAGCGGCAGAACTTCGGCGGCACCTTCGGGGGGCCGATCGTTCGCAACCGCACGTTCTTCTTCGGATCGGTCGAGCGGGTGGATCGCAGCGAGAGCGGCGTCGTGTCGATCTCCGACGCGTCGGTGCAGGCGGTGAACGCCGCGCTGGCCGCGCGGCCGATTCCCGGGTCGAACGTCCGGTCGATCTCGAACGGGGTCTACCCGATCAGCCTCGAGACGACGCTCGTGTCGCTGAAGATCGACCACAGCTTCAACCCGAACAACAACCTGGCCGTGCGGTACATCTACGGGAAGACGCTCGAGGAGAATGCCGGCGGCGTCGGCGTCGGCGGGCTGATCGACACGTCGGGCGGCGGGGGTCTCGATGGGGAGGATCAGTCGCTCTTCCTGAGCTGGACCCGGATCTTCGGGTCGTCGATGTTCAGCGAGACGCGGTTCCAGTTCGCCCCACGC encodes the following:
- a CDS encoding DinB family protein, whose translation is RPDGLASAGFHLQHLAGAVDRLFTYARGDALTPEQFDALRAEGQPDGSTAAALVASFEARVARAIDQLRTTDPATLLGARGVGRRRLPTTQLGLLFHAAEHAMRHVGQLLVTVRWARGG
- a CDS encoding carboxypeptidase regulatory-like domain-containing protein — protein: MHQKVVRLALLVALAFGLAPAAVLAQSASGADLEGTIRDDTGAALPGVTIVATNVDTGVQRTTFSNADGRYRLPALPVGAYTLTVSLEGFTTVERTGLVLQIGQVATIDLVLPLAGLEETVTVTQAAPIVETGRTQVGAVVSRTEIDNLPINGRNFLDFSTTVAGVTGQQMSGQGSGISFNGQRARSNNISIDGADSNGQLNGNTRLTLSQEAVREFQVVTSQFAPEFGRAGGGLVNIVSKSGTNVLSGNGFLFVRDESFDARNAFVPAGEPKPQFERQNFGGTFGGPIVRNRTFFFGSVERVDRSESGVVSISDASVQAVNAALAARPIPGSNVRSISNGVYPISLETTLVSLKIDHSFNPNNNLAVRYIYGKTLEENAGGVGVGGLIDTSGGGGLDGEDQSLFLSWTRIFGSSMFSETRFQFAPRDLQQYANDAVGPRVTISGVATFGRNVNFPVLLNEDRYEFKQDFSIDRGRHFFKFGADVTRVNAFSSFPISFAGSFTFGSLATFLAGTPTTFTQGFGNPAMDLPNTLVGLYWQDTFKVGNSLTLVYGLRYDYDGQPQGITRDPNNPVEAPLQTGINRDKN